The Juglans regia cultivar Chandler chromosome 1, Walnut 2.0, whole genome shotgun sequence nucleotide sequence tgtTAATGGTGCTTGTTTTGCAGTTACTTTGTCTGGCAATTCAATGGTGATTAGACCTTGTTCAAGAAACACCATGATTAAAAACAAGTCAGATCTCACAATGAGAGTGGATGTGATAGTGCATCCTGGCAACTTTCTATCAAAGGCGAGTGTGCCTGAAATCCCAGCTGGAGAGCACAGGTATATCTGCTATGCAGATTTCGGCATTGAAACCAATGTCAACCGCAACGTCGAAGTGCTTGCTTACTGCGACGGTGCCAAGGAAAAGGACAAGAAACCTATTCCAACATCCGAGATAAGGGACAATCAAGGAATTGAATTGACGTACATGAACGGAAAGGTCGACTATCATCGTGTCAAGGGAAATATGATTGAGATGAATGGGTATATACGTACATGACTTGATCATCGTAGATCATGATGATGCATGCCTCTTG carries:
- the LOC109003737 gene encoding uncharacterized protein LOC109003737; this translates as MVIRPCSRNTMIKNKSDLTMRVDVIVHPGNFLSKASVPEIPAGEHRYICYADFGIETNVNRNVEVLAYCDGAKEKDKKPIPTSEIRDNQGIELTYMNGKVDYHRVKGNMIEMNGVIILMKHAARKIRSILWKMEDHKELRSAVLENNRGLLQPDGKNKIAHGDGLGTLEPSTRAGPVG